One Bradyrhizobium zhanjiangense DNA segment encodes these proteins:
- a CDS encoding caspase family protein — translation MRNLLRLCPLLLALALLLGAQPAFAGKRVALVLANSAYQHAPSLANPVNDGSVMAKTLKEAGFDVVDSRHDLSALDTRRVLRDFADATRDADIAVVYYAGHGIEVEGSNYLIPVDAKLERDTDVYDEALSLDRILVAVEPAKQLRLVILDACRDNPFGKRMKRTIASRGIGRGLAQVEPTSPNTLIAYSAKAGFTAQDGDGANSPFTVALSKHLTTPGLDVRRAFGFVRDDVLKSTGNKQEPFVYGSLGGEDVPLVPVKMTAAAPAPAANPQADIRRDYELALQVGNRAAWDAFLAQHPDGFYASLAKLQVEKIGAEQAHAAAIAKAKQAEAERDRLAALGAQKDAQVKAAADAKAAEQAQLAAQKAKEQAQQQAAVAEQQRVDLAAAAPGAAPASTASTNVAALTPAIAPADLSRSVQTELGRVGCFSGQADGNWNTSSQRSLSQFNRYAGTKLDVKVASTDALDAVKSKPSRVCPLVCEHGFKADGDKCSKIVCRDGYAVNDDNECEKQRAAKPATAKRVTAKRDDGDERPARQRRQSAGAAGGYGAAAGIAAAAGAGRATGGGQVYCNSGGCRPVHRGCRLEYRGGGGPGNDANAEVCY, via the coding sequence ATGCGCAATTTGCTCAGACTTTGTCCGCTTCTCCTCGCCCTCGCGCTGCTGCTCGGCGCCCAACCTGCTTTCGCCGGCAAGCGCGTTGCGCTGGTGCTCGCCAATTCGGCCTATCAGCACGCGCCGTCGCTGGCCAATCCCGTCAATGACGGTTCGGTGATGGCGAAGACGCTGAAGGAGGCCGGCTTCGATGTCGTCGATTCCCGGCACGATTTGTCGGCGCTGGATACGCGGCGGGTACTCCGCGACTTTGCGGATGCGACCCGCGATGCCGACATCGCCGTGGTCTACTATGCCGGCCACGGCATCGAGGTCGAAGGCTCCAACTATCTGATCCCCGTCGATGCCAAGCTCGAGCGCGACACCGACGTCTACGACGAGGCGCTTTCGCTCGATCGCATCCTGGTCGCGGTCGAGCCCGCAAAGCAGCTCCGCCTGGTGATCCTGGATGCCTGCCGCGACAATCCGTTCGGCAAGAGGATGAAGCGCACGATTGCTTCGCGCGGCATCGGCCGCGGCCTCGCCCAGGTCGAGCCGACCAGCCCCAACACGCTGATCGCCTATTCGGCCAAGGCCGGCTTCACGGCGCAGGACGGCGACGGCGCCAACAGCCCGTTCACGGTGGCGCTGTCGAAGCATCTGACGACGCCAGGCCTCGACGTCCGTCGCGCCTTCGGCTTCGTGCGCGACGACGTGCTCAAGTCGACCGGCAACAAGCAGGAGCCGTTCGTCTATGGCTCGCTCGGCGGCGAGGATGTTCCGCTGGTGCCGGTGAAGATGACGGCTGCGGCCCCCGCGCCTGCGGCGAACCCGCAGGCCGATATCCGCCGCGATTACGAGCTCGCGCTCCAGGTCGGCAACAGAGCGGCGTGGGATGCCTTCCTCGCCCAGCATCCCGACGGTTTCTATGCGAGCCTTGCCAAGCTCCAGGTCGAGAAGATCGGCGCCGAGCAGGCTCATGCCGCGGCGATCGCGAAGGCGAAGCAGGCCGAGGCCGAGCGCGATCGTCTCGCCGCCCTCGGCGCGCAGAAGGATGCGCAGGTCAAGGCTGCGGCCGATGCGAAAGCCGCCGAACAGGCGCAGCTTGCCGCCCAGAAAGCGAAGGAGCAGGCGCAGCAGCAGGCCGCCGTGGCTGAGCAGCAGCGCGTCGACCTCGCCGCTGCGGCACCGGGCGCTGCCCCGGCCAGCACGGCCAGCACCAACGTCGCCGCGCTGACGCCTGCGATTGCACCGGCCGATCTCAGCCGCTCGGTGCAGACCGAACTCGGCCGCGTCGGCTGCTTCTCCGGGCAGGCCGACGGCAATTGGAATACGTCGTCGCAGCGGTCGCTGTCGCAGTTCAACCGTTATGCCGGCACCAAGCTCGACGTGAAGGTGGCGAGCACCGATGCGCTCGATGCGGTCAAGTCAAAACCGTCGCGCGTCTGCCCGCTGGTCTGTGAGCACGGCTTCAAGGCCGACGGCGACAAGTGCAGCAAGATCGTCTGTCGTGACGGCTATGCGGTCAACGACGACAATGAGTGCGAGAAGCAGCGTGCCGCCAAGCCCGCAACGGCCAAGCGTGTAACTGCCAAGCGCGACGACGGAGATGAGCGTCCTGCACGGCAGCGTCGGCAGTCCGCTGGCGCAGCGGGCGGTTATGGCGCCGCTGCCGGCATTGCTGCTGCCGCTGGCGCCGGCCGCGCGACAGGTGGCGGGCAGGTCTACTGCAATAGCGGTGGCTGCCGTCCGGTGCATCGCGGCTGCCGTCTCGAATATCGCGGCGGCGGCGGCCCCGGCAACGACGCCAATGCCGAGGTCTGTTACTAG
- a CDS encoding DUF1345 domain-containing protein → MQKEDPVLVRFRQMSRPMRLLYARPRTFIALAIGVLVCLLLPGTHRLVTRLLFGWDALIAVYLVLVYAMMLCNDHQHIRRAAAMQDDGRFVILLVTATGAFASIAAIVSELGTSHRGVLELTIAITTIALSWAAVHTTFALHYAHDYYRHGTAGGLQFPSGDKEDHADYWDFVYFSFVIGMTAQVSDVGITDKTIRRTATAHGIVSFIYNTALLALTVNIAASAIAT, encoded by the coding sequence ATGCAAAAAGAAGATCCCGTCCTCGTCCGCTTCCGCCAGATGTCGCGGCCGATGCGGCTGCTTTATGCCCGGCCGCGAACGTTCATCGCACTCGCTATCGGCGTCCTCGTCTGCCTGCTGCTGCCGGGCACGCACCGGCTGGTGACGCGGCTCTTGTTCGGCTGGGACGCGCTGATCGCGGTCTATCTCGTGCTGGTCTATGCGATGATGCTGTGCAACGACCACCAGCACATCCGTCGCGCCGCCGCGATGCAGGACGACGGCCGCTTCGTCATCCTGCTGGTGACGGCGACCGGCGCCTTCGCCAGCATCGCGGCGATCGTCTCCGAGCTCGGCACGTCGCATCGCGGCGTCCTGGAGCTGACGATCGCGATCACCACGATCGCGCTGTCATGGGCTGCGGTGCACACGACCTTCGCGCTGCATTACGCGCATGATTATTATCGGCACGGTACGGCAGGAGGCCTTCAGTTTCCGAGCGGCGACAAGGAAGACCACGCCGATTATTGGGATTTCGTCTATTTCTCGTTCGTGATCGGCATGACCGCGCAGGTCTCCGACGTCGGCATCACCGACAAGACCATCCGCCGCACGGCGACGGCGCACGGCATCGTGTCCTTCATCTACAACACGGCGTTGTTGGCGCTGACGGTGAACATCGCTGCAAGCGCGATTGCGACCTGA
- a CDS encoding polyprenyl synthetase family protein: MTGTSPSDFAKRLDKTADDTEALLGRLLSDDILHDEIARPKRLMDAMRYSSLNGGKRLRPFLVVESATVFGVPREAALLVGAALECIHCYSLIHDDLPAMDNSDLRRGRPTLHKQTDDATAILAGDGLLTLAFDIVTRDEIHRDANVRLLLTRALARCAGIGGMVGGQILDLAGEGRFGGNEPIDVARIQQMKTGALLRYGCIAGAILGQASQKEYQALDDYGRALGEAFQIADDLLDVEGDAAALGKPSGQDAALGKTTFVTQLGIEGAKQRVRDLLARADSAVSIFGDRAAVLQAAARFVAERKN; this comes from the coding sequence ATGACCGGCACGTCCCCGTCCGATTTCGCCAAACGTCTGGACAAGACCGCTGATGACACCGAGGCCCTGCTCGGGCGCCTGCTGTCGGACGACATCCTGCACGACGAGATCGCCCGGCCCAAGCGACTGATGGACGCAATGCGCTATTCGAGCCTGAACGGCGGCAAGCGTCTTCGGCCGTTCCTTGTGGTCGAGAGCGCGACCGTATTCGGCGTTCCGCGCGAAGCGGCACTGCTCGTGGGCGCCGCGCTCGAATGCATTCACTGCTATTCGCTGATCCATGACGATCTGCCGGCCATGGACAATTCGGACCTGCGCCGCGGCCGCCCCACCCTGCACAAGCAGACCGACGACGCCACCGCGATCCTCGCCGGCGACGGCCTGTTGACGCTCGCCTTCGACATCGTCACCCGCGACGAGATCCATCGCGATGCCAATGTGCGGCTGCTGTTGACGCGCGCGCTGGCGCGCTGCGCCGGCATTGGCGGCATGGTCGGTGGCCAGATCCTCGATCTCGCCGGCGAAGGCCGCTTCGGCGGCAACGAACCGATCGATGTCGCCCGTATTCAGCAGATGAAGACCGGCGCACTGCTGCGCTATGGCTGCATCGCCGGTGCGATCCTCGGCCAGGCCTCGCAGAAAGAATACCAGGCGCTCGACGATTACGGCCGCGCGCTCGGCGAGGCCTTCCAGATCGCGGACGACCTGCTCGACGTCGAAGGCGATGCGGCAGCGCTCGGCAAGCCTTCGGGCCAGGACGCCGCGCTCGGCAAGACCACCTTCGTCACCCAGCTCGGCATCGAAGGCGCCAAGCAGCGCGTGCGCGACCTGCTCGCGCGCGCCGACAGCGCCGTGTCGATCTTCGGCGACCGCGCCGCCGTGCTGCAAGCCGCGGCGCGCTTCGTCGCCGAACGGAAGAACTGA